TTACTTGAGGCCCTTGCTGCGATTTGGGATCAAAAGGATCCCCAACGACCCAAGCTTTTGCCTTCTCCaccaatttcttttcaaattcatcATAGATCCCTTCCTGGACATACACTCGAGAACTACCCACACAAACTTCTCCCTGAAAATCAGAAGCGACAAATGCATAACATATTGGCTCCAAATATAAATGTGGCTCGTTATATTATACAACAAAGATCAAAATTTtgcaatagaaaaagaaaaaaaaaaactgacctTGTTAAACATGATGCCCATGATTGCAAGCTCCACTGCCTGATCTATATCAGCATCATCGAAAATAATGAGAGGAGACTTGCCTCCTAATTCAAGTGAAACTGGTTTTAAATTGCTTCTAGCTGCAGCTTGCATCACTTCACGCCCTACTTCAACTGAACCAGTAAAACTGACCTAAAGGTGCGCaatacagaaaaagaaaattgaaattaattagcAGTAAAATTAGTTAAGAAATTGATAGCtgtaaatatttgaaattatcaCCGCATCAATTTCCATGTGCGAGCTTATTGCTGCACCAGCAGTTGNGCCAAATCCGGGTACTACATTCAGAACTCCATCTGGGATTCCAGCCTTTAAAAGGGACACACCCAGTTAGTGCAGAGTGAGACCTAAATCAAACTCATTCTGATAACATTTTTGATTGAGAAATGGAAGTGTGTTAGATACGTACGAGCTTAGCAAGATGAGCATAGAACAAAGCAGAGAGAGGTGTTTGTTCAGCAGGCTTGAGGACCATGGTGCAGCCTGCTGCCAAGGAAGGGCTAACCTTGATGAAAAATGAGTGACTGGGTGCATTCCAGGGAATTATGTGTCCCACAACACCAATTGGTTCCATTAGTGTATATGCATGGAAATTTCCGTTCACTTTTAGTACTTGGCCATGAATTTTATCAGCAGCTCCTGCATAGTAACGTAGANNATTTGCTGCTGNTGGAATTTCNNCNAACTTGTTGANATNGTACAACTTTCCAGCATCCATGNTATCTAANGCTGCTNCTTCTTCTATGTTTTCNTCAATTAGGTCNGCCCATTTCATCATTATNTTTGCCCTCTCCTGTTCTACCATACCAGNNTTAATATTAATTNACATTGTTTAAAGAGGATGACAGATGATAGAAGGGAAAAGAATGACGTACAGAGGCAGCCATGCGAGGCCATGGACCTCTGTCAAACGCTTCACGTGCTGCTGCAACAGCAACATCAATGTCTTCTCTGTCTCCCTCACTCACTCTTGCAATTACCTCTTCTGTTCTCGGATCTATAGTCTCAAATGTCCTCCCTTTTTGTTTAGATTTAGAGAATCACAAACCagtttgttaat
The sequence above is a segment of the Vigna radiata var. radiata cultivar VC1973A unplaced genomic scaffold, Vradiata_ver6 scaffold_1934, whole genome shotgun sequence genome. Coding sequences within it:
- the LOC106780471 gene encoding aldehyde dehydrogenase family 2 member C4-like, with product RTFETIDPRTEEVIARVSEGDREDIDVAVAAAREAFDRGPWPRMAASERAXIMMKWADLIXENIEEXAALDXMDAGKLYXXNKXXEIPXAANXLRYYAGAADKIHGQVLKVNGNFHAYTLMEPIGVVGHIIPWNAPSHSFFIKVSPSLAAGCTMVLKPAEQTPLSALFYAHLAKLAGIPDGVLNVVPGFGXTAGAAISSHMEIDAVSFTGSVEVGREVMQAAARSNLKPVSLELGGKSPLIIFDDADIDQAVELAIMGIMFNKGEVCVGSSRVYVQEGIYDEFEKKLVEKAKAW